A window of Halobacillus naozhouensis genomic DNA:
TGGGTTTAGCGGAGGGGCGCTTTATTTAGTGCGGCCAGATGGACATATTGGTTTTGCCCATCCTGACCGGGACGTGGCAAGGCTTCAGAAGTATGTGGATGATTGGGGGATTATCCCCTTTAACGCTTAATGTTGTTTTTGAAGACGAATGGTCTATGGAAGACTACTTTTAGACAAGAGGAGTAGTATAACTAATGAAACAAAATAAATATGATGATCCGGAATTCTTTTCAGCCTATAACCAAATGCCTCGTTCTCTTAAAGGACTTGAAGCTGCTGGTGAATGGCCTGTTTTCAAATCTTTATTACCAGATTTGCAAAATAAAAGGGTGCTTGATTTAGGCTGTGGCTATGGTTGGCATTGCCGATCCGCCCGTAAACAAAATGCGAGTACAGTAGTAGGAGTCGATATATCTAAGAAAATGCTTGAGAAGGCTCGGGAACAAACAGACGATGCTGCAATTTCCTATGTACAAATGCCGATGGAAGACATTGACTTTCCATATTCACAATTTGATGTCGTGATCAGCTCATTAGCCTTCCATTACATCAGATCATTTAAAGCAATTTGTAAAAAGGTCCATGGTTATCTAGCTCCAGGAGGTAGTTTTATTTTTTCTGTTGAACATCCAATGTTTACCTCTCGAAAGGAACAAGACTGGTATGTGGACGATCAAGGAAACCGTCTGCATTGGCCAGTGGATAACTACCGGTTAGAGGGAATAAGGGAAACGAACTTCTTAGGAGAAGACGTTGTTAAATACCATCGGACCATTTCAACCTATCTAAATAACCTCATTGAAGCCGGCTTTATAGTAAAAGCTGTTGAGGAACCTATGCCATCAGATGAGATGATACAGAAGAATCCCATGATGAAAGATGAAAACCGAAGACCCATGTTCCTGATTATTTCAGTAGAAAAGATAAAGTGAGCTAAAAAACATGATACCTGGTAAGTCCAAATAGTAATATCAGCTCATCTTCTTCGCTCAATCTAAA
This region includes:
- a CDS encoding class I SAM-dependent methyltransferase: MKQNKYDDPEFFSAYNQMPRSLKGLEAAGEWPVFKSLLPDLQNKRVLDLGCGYGWHCRSARKQNASTVVGVDISKKMLEKAREQTDDAAISYVQMPMEDIDFPYSQFDVVISSLAFHYIRSFKAICKKVHGYLAPGGSFIFSVEHPMFTSRKEQDWYVDDQGNRLHWPVDNYRLEGIRETNFLGEDVVKYHRTISTYLNNLIEAGFIVKAVEEPMPSDEMIQKNPMMKDENRRPMFLIISVEKIK